The genomic stretch CCTGGAACATTCTCACTCCAGATGTAGGAGTTTGGCTGCTCCATCTAATGAGGGCAGAGTTTCCTGTCAGCTCCACCAATGATACCCTCCTGTCACCCCCTCTTGTCTCGTTGTTAGGCATAGCAACTTTAGAGGAAGTCAGGATGTCAGAAGGCGCTGGCTCAGAAGAAGGATCTCGGCTGCGGCTTGTGCTGTTTGCAAGGTGAGGCACTGCTGTGACGATTAACTCCACCCTTCCTGTGGATTCACCTGCGGCATTCGAGGCTATGCAGGTGAAGTTTCCTGAATCCTTCAGGGATGTAACATTGATCTCCAGGCTACCATTGGGAAAAACTAAAGTTctgcaacaaaagaaaatgcagGATACAGTAAGTGGTGTATggtgttgaaaccagatatttacatacgtTGTAAAAAATACACTTTCATTTACTATccaacattaaatcagactaaactgtTTGTCAGTTATCACTACGCCAGAATAATGGGAGAGACTTttgtgtgtttgatccattaccttaaataaataaatttatggGTGCATTCATTTAACCCAGATATTGTGAAAATAACCAATCATAAGCTTACAAAGCCATAGCATCATCTGTTCTTTCCCAAGTTGTTTAAAGGCATAGTTATATTAGTATATGTAAACTTCAGAATTTACATATACTTTTTTAATAGTGACCTTTGGTGCCAACTAAAGTGCATAATACTATGAAGTTAGTAATGGCAACAAGTGAAATACCTGAGGCTTTTCATGTGTACAGATTAACAACAAGTTAGCATGTGAAAAAAGTGACTTGAATCTAAATTCAAACAacagggaaattattttttttgagtacTGCTAGAACACATAAATCCACCTTATGTGTTGCTCTGACCCTTACTAatgaatattttcagttttgtatCTTATTTCAGTGTCTAATGTTCTTcaccacattcagaataaactGCCATTTTGAGACATCCCTGAGGCTtcctttttcattgaaaatcAGACACTGCCATCAAAAAACTTTGATGAAACTTTGTTTACagattattagatttttttaaatactaccAGTGGTTTCATAGtggattttaaatatgaacacaATAATGCAGAATTATAAATGTGACAGTTCAGGGTggcatatctatctatctatctatctatctatctatctatctatctatctatctatctatctatctatctatctatctatatctatatatatatatatatatatatatatatatatatatatatatatatatatatatatatatatatatatatatgtatgtataatgTCTTAGGAAAGCAAAAGACAGGGGCGTGTAAAATTTAAGTATGGCAGATACTGTATGTGATGTTCTTGGTGGGTCAGGCACCAAGAACatcacatataaataaatatatctatatctacaTTCACAGCCATATTTAAAAGGTTTCAAACAACTGTAACTGTGACAACTTCCTCTTTCATGTGGTTCATCTGCTGCTCATCCCTGTGAGCAGGATATAAAAGGAGTTTAAAACATCtctatatactgtatatatcaCTGTTAGAGAACTAGTATGTTTTTCATTGTGAGACAATGCATTAATTGATTAATTGTGTTCAAGGCATTTGAGCAATGGATGCCAAAAAAATGCAGTCACCTGTACTATCAAACTATCTTTTAGAGTTGGCCCAAACAAACAAATTGCTTTGATGCTTCAGGTAAGATAAATGGTTTATCTTCATGTTATCACAGAAACAGTGATAAATGAACtataaattaattgaaacatctCATCGCTGACATTATTTGCAGAGACCTAACAATAGATCTTATAATATTGAGCGGATATTCAACCTGCTGACACGAGATCAAATGCAACATCGGGGTAATACCTGGAGCCATTAGAAATAAGTCGGCCTTCAGGGCTGATCCAGTGGACCTCAGGCTCTGGGTCACCATTCGCTTTGCATTTTAGACTTGCAGGTTGACCTTCCATAGAAACGGTATGAGGTGACTTTCGAGTCAGAACTGGCGGGTCACAAATAAATTCCTAAAAGGAAGATCAGAGAAgtaaaataatcttaattttTACATACATAccaagtttctttctttttactatTAAGACTGAAAGGTGAAAAGCTCCAACCTCTTCAGGTATTGTCCAAAAGTACTTGGCACTGAGATCTGGAGGGGAGGCACACGTCTCGAGGTCATCTTCTCTGGTCAGTCTTCTTAACCATAAAAGCTCACAGTTGCAATGGAGTGGGTTACCACCAAAACTCAACACAAGAGAAGAGAGTGGGGACCCTTTAGACTTGGCATATACTGGAATTCTCAGGAACAATGGATCTGGAGGAATTTTCTTCAGCTTGTTAGACGTCATGTCTAGCCTGATAATGTACGTGGAGAGAAAGGgattaaaaaagtattaaaaaaatagcaaactttttttcaattcagttcatttgttaattttgttaatGTCTTTACCTGGCTAGTTTGTGAAGATTGGTAAATACTCCCTGTGGAACATTCTCTATGAGGTTATGATCCATATTCAGGGTATTGACATTGGTAAGACGCCCTATTGTGTCCCAGGGCACCTGGTCAAGGTTGTTGTAACTGAGGTCTAGATCTTCTAGAGTTGACACAAAGTCATCAAAGGCATGAGGAGAGATGGAGTGAAGCTGGTTATTGGCCAAGATCAGGTGCCGAAGGTTAGTCAGACCTTTGAAATGGTCATCCTGTTGATCAGAAATGTGAATAGGAATTAAGACCCTGAAATGCAGTGATGTAGTTAAAAGTGAATAGCTGTCCATTATCATCTTTGCATCCATGAATTTTACCTTGATCACAGTCAATCTGTTAGAGTCCAGATGGAGTGCTCTCAATCGCCGTAGATCACTGAATGCTGAAGGAAGGATCTGACTTATAGTGTTTCTGGACAGTGTCAGATGTAACAAGCTGGTCATGTTTGCGAAGTCTTTTCTTCGGACAGCTGCAAATTAGCAGAAGAAGCACAAATATTGTATCAAACAACGAGTTCCAAAAACTAGGACATTCAGTGGGTCTAGGACTATCAGAATTTACAAAAAGGATGTGAACCATTAAGTAGGGAGCCTCGATGCGGCCATAAAGGGTTCAACTTTCAGCCTTCGGACccttgctgcatgtcttccccctgtTCTGCTACCACTTTCCTATCAATGTACTATGACAATCCCCAgatctttgattatttttaggtttttggGTATTGTGCATTCTGTTAGTCTTTCACCTTTTTAGCATTGTTTGGATTCTGTTCCTTCCTTCTTGTTCCTGTCAGTTCGTATTATGCTAATTATGGATTAAGTTTATTATCTTTTCTGTTAGATCATTGTTTTCCTGCCTGTCTTGAGTTCAGGTTTGCGGTTAATTCTGTCATTGTTTGTTAGTGATGGagctgaaggagagggagagcaATGAGATGGCAGGAGACAAGGAGGAAGACAGAACCTGTCACATCTGTCAGCTGTACTGGTTGCTATCACCTGCCGTTCCTTATGTTTACCACCCTATTTAACCTGCCAGTTTCCTCCCACTCTCTGTCAGCTCTTCCATTATGCTCACCTGTTCTGATTTGTTCCATGTTTGCTTCCTGGTCCTTATCTTAGCCTGCCCCGACTgtaagttttctgttttatttaaaaaaatcactgtcCATTTCATCACGTAACTCCGAAAAATCTGTCTGCATTCTGGTCCACCAAGAACAATCCAAAACCTGATACACATACTTTAAATAAAGACCACTGGCACCACTAAACCGTATCCAGTGAGCAATTCCTAGCAGAGTATAAACCTATATATTTCTACTTAACATAATGAGATATTTAGATCTTACACTCCACCAACAAATCggaattgttattttttttcaaaccataGCATAACTTGCTTTTTTTGCAAGTTGATGGTTAGCTCAGGTAATAATGCACTAAATACCTACAAAAGCTTGCAGAAACATCTATGAaccatttaaacatttacaggGAGTATCATAAACATTTAACATGGCAACATTTTTCTCCATTTACATATTTCTAATGAGGCCATTGACAAAATTCATACCAGACAACCGAAGTGATCCGCatatacaaaacaaatcaaagttttagttttcaagaaaatttgtcaacattgtaaaaaaaaaaattacatgtgttaaaaaaaataatggaacaGGGAATACGAATTGAACACACCTACACAAATGTATTGAAGACTTTGTGGAAAAACCTTTTTTGGTAATAACGTCAAGATGAAACTAGCCACACACATTATTCAACAGCGATCTTGACCTATTCTTCCATacaagctgtttttaaaggttcTTGCGGTACTTTCTAAGCACTCTGATCTTTAGTTCTCACTAACAGTTTCCAGGTAAATACGATTGTGATGATTGACTTAAACATTCCGGCAGGTTTATGTTATTTCTCTGAAACAGTTAAGAGTATTCTTGGCTGTTTGTGTGGGACAGTTGACGTTTTTGGAAATCCTCATTAGTTTAATCCTCAGAGTCCTATGAGGAACATCCTGGTATATTGTTCCATTTATCGTAGCTTCTAAACTTCACTTTGACATGGTGTTTTGCGGGTGATATGCATCCAGATTTTGTACTTATAACTTCATGTGTGAACTAGTTTTCTGCACAATGTGAGTATAAAATTCCTTGATTTTGCATACAATCATGGATAAAGGTTGCTCTGATTCTGGTTTTGGTGTGATTTATTTGTGTGTGGATTACATAGGCTGTGTCAGGATTTGTCACGATGACCcgaacacacaccacacacggagcTTCGTTTAGAAGGTTTATTGAGGGTTGAAGGGTTATGGAGGAAGGAAACCAGAGTCCGTTACCGGGATGGAGCGAGTGGATGAGGAAGGCAGGAGCTGTCAGATGGGAAGGAGGCTGAAGAACCGCTGGAGAGCCTTGGGACAGGATCCAGGGCTGGCCGGAGAGCTTCGGAGCGGGATCTGAGTCAGAACCTTGCGACGGGACACAAGGCCGGCAGGTGAGCTTCGGGACGGGACCCGAGCTGGGCTTAGAGCTGGATCCAAGCTGGGCTGCGAGGGAGGAGTGCGGTCAGCAGCGGGGAGCGAAGACGTGAGTCCTTCTGATGAGGAAGGTAGCGAGGCACTCGTGTGAAGAAGACAAGACGGACTGGCGGTGAACAAGAGACTCAGGTGGGTTTATATGGAGAGGTTTGCAGGTGGACTAAGTTCTGACTGATTAAAGGTTTAACAGGTGAGGATGATTAGTGGAGctgagaaggaggaggaaggttcagggtgcagcaggcaggaTTGCACCCTGACAGGCTGTAGCTGGCATTTGGTGTAAATCTTAcatttaaagctgtagttggtaatcctgttcagaaagacttGTTATAATACTGGGTAattgtcacgatttgggtttttgttttgtacttctttttatttaaccggttcagtctgctcagttcacctgccagtaGTCAGCCAGCTCACTTCACCTCTCATCACCACCCTATTTGTCTgcctgtcactcccctgtcaccTGTCAACCAATCAGTTCGTTCCTCCTCTAGTCACCACCCTTCCTCTGATCACTCTCACTTGTCATCTGTAATTAGTTCTCTACTCCGGTCACCTGTGCACTCCACTACTTATACTCATTTCAGTCTGTtccaatctgccagatcatttacGAGCCAATGGTGAGTTTAGTTCCAGCATTCTCTTTTTGGATTGACCTGTTGATAAAAACCCGATTGCCTCtggattctgagccagcctgacccctgaacctgttttttcaTACTTGTTCTGACGGCCTGCATGTGTAACCTGACCTGATTCTGTTCCTGGATTACCTGAGTTTGCCTGATTCCTGCCTGCGTTGACTGCTTGTTTGTGTACCATCCTGGACTGTTTTTGACCTTCAAATCTGTCTGTCCCCATTAAGCCTGTCTGTTGCACTGTGTACCGACCTTGGACTGTTAttctgaccaccgagcctgcctgtccctgtctggtcatttagatttttatcagATTTCAACATTTATCACTCATTctgttgtctggctgaatactgggtccaccgGTTTCAGTTCCGTTCATGACAGTAATATGGTCCTAAAAGTAGTAAATATATTATGTATCACAcaaaggaggtaaaaaaattgtttttggtGGGAGAATCCATGTCCCTCGGTCCAAAGTGCATGGATTTGACAGAGTTTCGTTCCTGCTTTCATTCACCTCAAGTCCTGGGGGTATTGccatatctattggttgtcccacatccCAATCATTCAAATGTGCTCACTAACGCCAAtgtccgtgctcgttccttcataGTTTCCACTTGTTGTGCATGCACACttgtagtgtttatgtatctggttaggtTGGCGGTTAGGTAAGCAGTTAGCCATTCGTTGTAGCTTCACTGCTGATAGTCGCATGAAGTGAACATTGATAATATTTATGAGAAATGGAAGGActcaacaaaaagaaacaagaccagagtgtattttagagatttttaagacatgatccccctgaagagcaagGTAAGCTGGTCTTTCACATGCACAGTTTTTCAAAAAGGGACCGGGGGGAAACATCTGAAAAAATTGCTGACCCTAGCTTTAACAGTGAtacaacagcatttaaaaagcaacaagGTGTTTGCATAACAGATAGTGTATCTGCTTAAAAATTAGCATAGTTAATGCAACTTAATCATTTAAATGGTCTCAATTGTCACAGTTGAAAAGTGACTTTCATTACTATAAAAAGGAACCAGGAAGGAAAAAGCTCAATGATTCCACATAACAGAGAAGGTAAGATGAAAGGTACAAAAGTAAGCATCTGTAAAGCATGTTATAGTCTGTCATGGCTTGCAGCTGCAGTTAAACTCATGGTGTTGGGAGTTTGtccaatacattttaatccactATATAATGTATACTCTGGAAGTTTTTTGATTTACCCAGGCTTTACTTTCTGCATATCAAAGACCGACCTACTGCAGTAAAAGCAtacttgaataaaaaataagaaaacacagATGGGAACATTGTAAGTGATGTATTTGCATCCCTAGAGACAAGACCTTCAAATAATCAAAGCAGTGCAGGAACATCTTGACAGAAAACAGAAGTAACTGTAGCCAACATCCAAAGTAGAGCTTTGAAATGCCCTTCATGGAGTAGGTAGAACTGTCCTTGAAAATCTTACAAGAAAGCATTCCCAAGTGGATTTTGCTTGTGTTAACAAAGAATAAAGGTGGGTCTATTAAATACTTGCTGTGAAGcttattaatttttataaacTCTATTTCTACATTATATCCATCCGTGGAGAAAGGCATTCACCGTAAAAACTCTGTCAAGTGTATGTGCAATTTATAATGACTTGCTGAGGCGACCCCTAAGTAAGGGAGCAGCTGAATGGACTAACATCAATTCTGCATTATATTCTGCATTCAGAGTGATGTAATCCTATTTTAATCAATCatagtttatttaattgaaaaacatttgaacaGGAATATATGGGATATACAAACTGAGACAAACACTGACTTTGGACTTCTTTAAGAAGAagctgtaatattctggtttctgttctggttttatttttgagtcattttcctctcctgctttaggttctctgcttgctttgagtttgtgtcctgtctgggtttttatttactgtttagtttatcttgttttgtcatctgtcttagtcttagctttattttctgttttaggtttttactttagggtgattttgtttctcagtaagtttggtgtggtttctgtccacttgtcctgtcagctttttagctttggtttctggtttatttcttgttttgatcttctgcactgatgtctggtctaattacccactctgcacacctgccttactccacccctgttgcaatcatctctgaccggttccacctgcttcctcctccatataaacagttgagaccagacatcagtgccaggtcgtcttgttgagttatgggtgagtctccttctgcaagattctgttttttgatttgcttttagatttttgaccccctttgtctccagttacctgagccatcctgttatGTCTGTTCCCGCCCCGCCCTGCCTTGCCtgcacaactggactgtttgtttttctgccatttttgttacaacaggtttttttttggattttgtctctgtttttgatttctgttattaaaatccttcgttttaaagaaacctctgctggtctggctgaattctgggtcccctgcctctgatcattacagtaCGACCTGGCCAAAAGTTTAGGATCCATCGCCAGACCAGCACgtttctcttttgctttttccctgctctaatttttatttttttttcttctcaagaTGAGCCGGCTGCAATCCCGGAGCTCTGTCCCCTGCAGAGTTGAAATCTAGGGGGCATCTTTTGAGGGCTCCAGATTAGTGCTCtgcccacccccccccaccccccccccggGTACGGTCCAGGATGCCACCTCCGAGGGCGGAGCGCATTGCCGTCCTGCCGCCGCAGACGTCGTCGAGCGGTTGAAGCCTCTGCCTCTGTCCctgagggtccgccgccagcaaGCGATATGGAGACCCAGGAGGTTTTACCGCCAGCGGGCGACGTGGAGGTCCAGGAGGGTCTGCCGTCAGCGGGTGACCAGGGGGAGTATGTGGCCTtggagaataaaataagaacttttgcccCCATAATTAAGCATCTCAGGGAGGCCCTATTCGCCCAATATTCAGAGGATCTGGAgcagaaattaaaggaggtggagTGTTACAGGTCAGCCCTCCAAGCATTCTACAGCCGACCAAAATCTGCTCctgagggtccggccgacgcctcggcccctgaatctgtccccgaggcTCTGgtcgacgcctcggctcctgtcaagcccaacgagggggtccaggaggacctgcctctgctcaagcccaacgagggggtccaggaggacctgcctctgctcaagcccaacgagggggtccaggaggacctgcctctgctcaagcccaacgaaggggtccaggaggacctgcctctgctcaaGCCCCGAGGGGGGGCCTAGAAGGGCACGTCTCCGTCTGAGCCCGAAGAAGGGGTCCTGGAGACTTGCGACGTTgtaacccaggagggtccgtcgccatCCTGCGACGTGGggacccagaggggtccgttgCCGAACTGTGAAGTGGGAACCCAGCGGGGGTTACCACTGGTCCAGGAGGTGGAAACCCAGGTGGACGCTTCTTCCTTCGGGTACCCCGGGCCCAACACCCGGGGCCCCCTAgagaattctgggtcccctgcctctgatcattacagaagctgaacattcattttttttttagaatggcATTTAGCTATAATTGTGTGTTACAcaattttactgtatttattctatattttttttctatagatTATTTTAAGTTGATCCACATCatccttgtgtgtttttttttttttttgttttttttttttgtttggaaatgAAGCACCCTGCATCATATTTTGTGAGTTTAGAGTTGGACCCCAAGGCAGACATGAACTTATAattgaacatgaaaaaaaaaaagaagaaatcctgCAGTGATTGAACAAATGGAATAGGACACGAAGCAAGGGCAGAGTAACATTAAGAACTAGCAATGAACAATGAATAACAGATATCTTATATGGCCAGAGTAGGGCCATTGGGACTTAGGGACATGACATTGGTTGTAGGTGATCAAACTTTAATTTTACCTCTGCTTCTCGGTTTATGGACAAAATATAAGTATGTCTTCTAACAAGCTTCCTATAAGATCTATTAATGTCAGGTTAGAATCTTCCATGTAGTATAGCCTTTTACCCTTGCTTGATGACCTATTTTGTGTTAGGATAGGATATATTTACAATTGTGTGAGCAAAgaatataaaactaaaaaaaaagatttacagtGTGCTGCTTTAGAGAATCAAGCAGACAGGTATATTGTTGTAAAACTGTCTATTTGGAAAATGTGGTtagtaaaaacataaataataattgaTTTCTAAATTCCAGTGCATTTGTCATGAGCTGTTAGATCATGTGCTTGTAGAAATATTCAAGAGTAGAGTGTAAAAGTGCagctgaattaattagaatatcactGAGAAGTTAATTTATTCaagtaaataaagttaaaaaagtgATACctttcaaatatttgtttttgtaaaatgtagATTGTTATGGCTGACGGTTGatgaaaatgcaaaatttaaagtatcagaaaataagaacaatacataaggatttttttatacagaaattCATTTTTACCACCACATTATGGCCTAAATCAGggatgtccaaagtgtggccccgAGGCCACTCAACTAAATTTGTGTGCCCCTTCGACCACAATTAAAGATTGACATATAGAGTATTTGGGCCACAGTGAGAAGTGGGTTGGTgcagatagatagagatagatttTTATTGACAAACTTGATTTGTTTAAGACAGAAATTTTtcatcttctaaaaaaatcatgttttttccctttctttttcatttcctaGTAAAAACAACCACAAATATCAATTGACACAGATGCAAGAGCACACCAGGATACATCCAATTTTGGATTTAATCTGTTTATTAAACTTGGTTaaatatagaaaatgttttcaaagaagGCATCCtgttcttgttgctgaaatcAGACAAGAACACTTTGATACATAGCAAAAAATATCCTATTTTTGTGACCCACAGGCACTTTCAAAGAGTTTTAGACAATGCGGCAAAACCTTCGAACACCCATGACTTACGTGATCTTAGAGAAGACTTCAGATTTGACAGTCATAGCTACTTAAAGCTTGTAAACCAGAAAACATCATTATTAAAGAAGCTGGTTATATTAATGGAGTACTGCATTCAaaccatacatccatccattgggggaatggtggcctagtggttagagcagtgtgcttgcactctgagaaggttgcaagtacctggtcCGATCCCCACAGCCAggactctgggtccctgagcaagacccttaaccccagattgctccctgggtgctgcatactggcagcccactgctccccaaggggatgggttaaaatgcagaagtgaatttctccattgtgagatcaatgatgttcaattattattactatccatccattttctaacatttctatcccttgtggggtctccaggggtgctggtgcctatctccagctgtcaatgggcgagaggcggggttcaccctggacaggtcgccagtctatcgcagtgcATTCAAACCAATTTGAGAAAGTTAAGTAGAGTAAAAACAACTGGTAGATAAAGTTACACAAGCAACAAGGATAACTGCAACCTTCAGAGCATTGTGAGGCAAACCCCATTCAGAGGAACAACATCTAAATTACTTGAGGACCAGTGCATACCATAGTCAGTAAAAAATTAGGAAGCAGCTGTTGTTCCACTGAGTTTTATCAAGTTCAAAGTGAgaacacttttctctgctcaAAAGGTTTATGGAGATGTTTGATTTCATTTTGACTTGGCATCTGCCCATACTATCAAAAGTACCAATGCCTTATCTCTGTGTTCAACTGGCAGTACACtggcctgactgaaactccatTTTGGAATTCACGtggtattttaaaatggatgaTGAGGGACACCAGATCCAACAATGCAGAGCAGAATGACACActtaaagcaacctgggccaCCATGCAATGCTggactgatgcagtaattcatgcaaatgtAGCCCTGATCAAGTTTTGTATAGATGTGCAAACTTTTCAATAGaacaacatttctgttttaataatCCTTTTCATAGAAACTTAATTTTCAATTTACATTTGCTGTGAGtcataatcataaaaaaatgcagaaataaatgctaaacATAATTTACTGTGTAATCAACCTATGCAATATAAAATTTACTCTTTGGATTAAATTTCAGAAATACATTAATGTCTAGATTATATTCTAACTCATTTAGATTCAGCTGCAAGGTGTTAAAATGAAAGCAGTTCCTGCTTAGTGTATTTCTACAGAATGAAAGAGTAGGAAgaatttatttaactttgtaTGCCCTTTGTTTTAGTGGAATGTGGATTAGAGACTTAATGTGAATGTGGATTAGAAATAAAAGGACCAAACAATAGCAGTCCTTCACAATaagcatattttaaaaaatagttttggtaTGAGATGTAAAAGAATCATAAATTAGATTAGCTTGgccaaaatcaaaacaatataaaagtatttaaattaaGTAGGACTACTACGAATCATTAGAAACAATTGTCCTGAGGGAAGTGAATAAAGAGAAGATGCTGCTTGAAATCCCTGTAAGCGCATTATTTCACAAATTAAgagataaagcaaaaaaaaaaaaaaagcaagcagtTACGAACGCAACACAATTTATATTAAGAACTAACAAAACACCCATGTAAATAAATGGGTATCTAAATATCTCTTTTTAATTGTAGCTGTTTGtcagtataaataaaatataagagcAAGCCCAGTAGGTATGGTACCTGTGATGAAGTTTTCCTGAAGTCGGAGCTCCACTGTGCGACGATCAATGGCAGCGGGAACAAAGAGCAGGCCTGTTTTGGAGCAGAGGATAGCGAGTGATGGAGAAAGGCTCTGGCACATGCAGCGTTTTGGACACGGTTGTCCCCTGCATGCTGCTGCCAGCAACAGCAAAGAGAACCACATCCGTTCCATTATCCTCCCCAGGAAACAGGGCAACTGGAAGACACAAAGAACCGAGGAGTGAATTAAAGTGGAGAATGAGAATTGTACTGCTATGGGGAAGGCCCCCAGGA from Fundulus heteroclitus isolate FHET01 chromosome 18, MU-UCD_Fhet_4.1, whole genome shotgun sequence encodes the following:
- the zgc:172282 gene encoding leucine-rich repeat and fibronectin type III domain-containing protein 1-like protein isoform X1, whose protein sequence is MERMWFSLLLLAAACRGQPCPKRCMCQSLSPSLAILCSKTGLLFVPAAIDRRTVELRLQENFITAVRRKDFANMTSLLHLTLSRNTISQILPSAFSDLRRLRALHLDSNRLTVIKDDHFKGLTNLRHLILANNQLHSISPHAFDDFVSTLEDLDLSYNNLDQVPWDTIGRLTNVNTLNMDHNLIENVPQGVFTNLHKLARLDMTSNKLKKIPPDPLFLRIPVYAKSKGSPLSSLVLSFGGNPLHCNCELLWLRRLTREDDLETCASPPDLSAKYFWTIPEEEFICDPPVLTRKSPHTVSMEGQPASLKCKANGDPEPEVHWISPEGRLISNGSRTLVFPNGSLEINVTSLKDSGNFTCIASNAAGESTGRVELIVTAVPHLANSTSRSRDPSSEPAPSDILTSSKVAMPNNETRGGDRRVSLVELTGNSALIRWSSQTPTSGVRMFQVQYNSSGDDTLVYRMIPSTTNDFLVRDLAAGRTYDLCVLAVFDDIITSLTATRPLGCLSFTTDTEFSQCQALHSHFLGGTMIIIIGGFIVASVLVFIIILMIRYKVYSHQATGHGKGAIPATAPRQQSNGQGGSQVQVLPHSASKITDSQDEQVLLPSRAMSPTSTTKDTVALVQEESHGQCVTAKTDSSANEELLSPTKARFSSRVSIEMKIRPPSVTKDPSSTKELAADGRRPCSVEWRNFKI
- the zgc:172282 gene encoding leucine-rich repeat and fibronectin type III domain-containing protein 1-like protein isoform X2 translates to MPKTLPCFLGRIMERMWFSLLLLAAACRGQPCPKRCMCQSLSPSLAILCSKTGLLFVPAAIDRRTVELRLQENFITAVRRKDFANMTSLLHLTLSRNTISQILPSAFSDLRRLRALHLDSNRLTVIKDDHFKGLTNLRHLILANNQLHSISPHAFDDFVSTLEDLDLSYNNLDQVPWDTIGRLTNVNTLNMDHNLIENVPQGVFTNLHKLARLDMTSNKLKKIPPDPLFLRIPVYAKSKGSPLSSLVLSFGGNPLHCNCELLWLRRLTREDDLETCASPPDLSAKYFWTIPEEEFICDPPVLTRKSPHTVSMEGQPASLKCKANGDPEPEVHWISPEGRLISNGSRTLVFPNGSLEINVTSLKDSGNFTCIASNAAGESTGRVELIVTAVPHLANSTSRSRDPSSEPAPSDILTSSKVAMPNNETRGGDRRVSLVELTGNSALIRWSSQTPTSGVRMFQVQYNSSGDDTLVYRMIPSTTNDFLVRDLAAGRTYDLCVLAVFDDIITSLTATRPLGCLSFTTDTEFSQCQALHSHFLGGTMIIIIGGFIVASVLVFIIILMIRYKVYSHQATGHGKGAIPATAPRQQSNGQGGSQVQVLPHSASKITDSQDEQVLLPSRAMSPTSTTKDTVALVQEESHGQCVTAKTDSSANEELLSPTKARFSSRVSIEMKIRPPSVTKDPSSTKELAEP